One Mesorhizobium loti genomic window carries:
- a CDS encoding AraC family transcriptional regulator, protein MHEAPKKPWKLEDLADVAGMSRTRFADHFRTLVGLTPIEYLTVWRMTIARQLLSKGKPVKSVAAQVGYDSAAAFSRVFSRVTGQPPRRRRGPALGSEGHPPCLH, encoded by the coding sequence ATGCACGAGGCGCCGAAGAAGCCTTGGAAGCTTGAGGATCTGGCCGACGTTGCGGGCATGTCACGCACGCGGTTCGCCGATCATTTTCGGACGCTGGTAGGCCTGACGCCCATTGAGTACCTGACGGTCTGGCGCATGACGATCGCGCGCCAGCTTCTCAGCAAAGGCAAACCGGTCAAGAGTGTCGCAGCGCAGGTCGGCTACGACAGCGCGGCCGCCTTCTCGCGCGTGTTCAGTCGGGTGACTGGGCAGCCGCCGCGGCGACGTCGCGGGCCTGCGCTGGGATCAGAGGGTCACCCGCCGTGTCTTCATTGA
- a CDS encoding lipid A core-O-antigen ligase-like enzyme: MVLSHPLTQLDEGQDSSALPDTKASGYTDSGHRAKYGERGSFERSACDLDDCEAKALNLFTSLRRQLTAEQVNRYFSIACFLSPPVLGSVVSFVFHGGALWSLALLATGRRHLNIDRPMLAMTISIYAYCAAQILASIVNGTLRADATHFLPLITLLLFPISYSTWSITDKATLARIAVRASAAACVGALALAIVQYHWIGMLRAEGGAGNPIVFATVTCLAVMTCLAGALSGVEKAWKPLTAAALAGVVAAIYSGSRMIWVALLIAVVVVLVINRQRVSRSDMRQLLVIAGASTLLIAAVTSPIIVNRTYVLFDDWNALAAKGDYTTPLGLRVGLWDIGLDAFRRAPVFGQGMAASRELSRQGFKQRFGSSEGFNHFHNGFLTALVQAGLVGLLTLAAIFVVAIRNATRILRISADPLERFGATMIVVTVIIYVIGGLTGILVGHDILDTTLMVLLVSGTYLACGQTLSPIRKS, from the coding sequence TTGGTTTTGTCGCATCCGCTCACGCAGTTGGATGAAGGGCAAGACAGTTCCGCACTACCGGATACCAAAGCGAGCGGCTATACGGATTCCGGGCACAGGGCAAAGTACGGTGAGCGCGGATCGTTTGAACGATCCGCGTGTGACCTCGACGACTGCGAAGCAAAGGCATTGAACCTGTTTACATCGCTCCGGCGCCAACTCACGGCCGAACAGGTCAACCGCTACTTTTCGATCGCCTGCTTCCTTTCGCCACCGGTACTCGGTTCGGTGGTGAGCTTCGTCTTCCATGGCGGCGCGCTCTGGTCCTTGGCACTGCTCGCGACCGGCCGACGGCACTTGAACATCGATCGACCGATGCTTGCCATGACCATTTCGATCTATGCCTACTGCGCCGCGCAGATCCTGGCGTCGATCGTAAACGGTACGCTGCGGGCCGATGCCACGCATTTCCTGCCCCTGATCACCTTGCTGTTGTTCCCGATCTCCTATTCGACGTGGAGCATCACCGACAAGGCGACCCTTGCACGCATTGCCGTGCGCGCCAGCGCTGCAGCATGTGTCGGGGCGCTGGCGCTGGCCATCGTCCAATACCATTGGATTGGGATGCTGAGAGCCGAAGGAGGGGCCGGAAATCCCATCGTGTTTGCCACTGTCACCTGCCTGGCCGTGATGACATGCCTGGCAGGTGCTCTATCTGGGGTAGAGAAAGCCTGGAAGCCCCTCACAGCGGCGGCGCTTGCGGGTGTCGTGGCAGCTATTTATTCGGGCTCGCGCATGATTTGGGTGGCCTTGCTGATCGCGGTTGTGGTCGTTCTTGTGATCAATCGCCAAAGGGTTTCCCGATCAGATATGAGGCAGTTGCTGGTGATTGCCGGCGCCTCAACGCTGCTGATAGCGGCAGTCACGTCTCCAATCATCGTCAATCGCACATATGTCCTGTTCGATGACTGGAATGCCCTCGCCGCCAAAGGCGATTATACCACGCCGCTCGGGTTGCGGGTTGGGTTGTGGGACATCGGGCTCGATGCCTTTCGCCGAGCGCCTGTTTTTGGTCAGGGAATGGCTGCCAGCCGTGAGCTTTCAAGGCAGGGGTTCAAGCAGCGCTTTGGGTCGAGCGAAGGCTTCAACCACTTCCACAACGGCTTTCTGACGGCGTTGGTGCAGGCTGGACTCGTAGGTTTGCTAACGTTGGCTGCAATCTTCGTCGTGGCAATCCGGAATGCGACAAGAATCCTGCGCATCAGTGCCGATCCGCTGGAGCGGTTCGGCGCCACCATGATCGTGGTCACCGTCATAATATACGTTATCGGTGGCCTGACAGGCATCCTTGTCGGCCACGATATTCTCGACACGACGCTGATGGTCTTGCTGGTTTCCGGAACATACCTGGCTTGCGGACAGACGCTTTCGCCGATCCGCAAGAGTTAG
- a CDS encoding trypsin-like serine protease with C-terminal PDZ domain, translated as MSDFNLNAFSQAVADLAAAATPATASFATHHHRTASAFHWRDGYFVTAEEAVEAGEEIELTLASGGAVKAELVGRDPSTGVALLKPTDAATAPVLAKADAVRPGNIAIAIGNSQGSALAVSGSVGEVGPAWRSMRGGTIDRRIHLAVGAGGRFEGGPVLDAKGALIGMLLFGPRGRALVMPYETIERAVATLREKGHVARGYLGAGLHPVRDRDAHGAMVMSLDDNGPAKAAGLSLGDIIVAWNGEAVHGPRDLIRRLGPDSAGVSVTLGVVRGGEQRDVALTIGEKPLS; from the coding sequence ATGAGCGATTTCAATCTGAATGCGTTTTCGCAGGCCGTGGCCGATCTTGCCGCCGCGGCGACACCGGCGACCGCGAGCTTCGCCACGCATCACCACCGCACGGCGAGCGCCTTCCACTGGCGCGACGGCTATTTCGTCACTGCCGAAGAGGCTGTCGAGGCCGGCGAGGAGATCGAGCTGACGCTGGCTTCGGGCGGAGCGGTGAAGGCCGAACTGGTCGGTCGCGATCCTTCAACGGGCGTCGCCCTGTTGAAGCCCACTGATGCGGCCACCGCGCCCGTCCTTGCCAAGGCCGATGCCGTTCGGCCGGGCAATATCGCCATCGCCATCGGCAACAGCCAGGGCTCGGCACTGGCCGTGTCGGGTTCGGTCGGCGAAGTCGGTCCGGCCTGGCGCTCGATGCGCGGCGGCACGATCGACCGGCGCATCCATCTGGCCGTCGGCGCGGGCGGCCGCTTCGAGGGTGGCCCGGTGCTGGACGCCAAGGGGGCGCTGATCGGCATGCTGTTGTTCGGGCCGCGAGGCCGTGCGCTGGTCATGCCCTACGAGACGATCGAACGCGCGGTCGCGACCTTGCGCGAAAAAGGCCATGTCGCACGCGGCTATCTCGGCGCCGGCCTGCATCCTGTGCGCGACCGCGACGCCCATGGCGCGATGGTGATGAGCCTCGACGACAACGGCCCGGCCAAGGCCGCCGGCCTGTCGCTGGGCGACATCATAGTGGCCTGGAACGGCGAGGCCGTGCATGGTCCGCGCGACCTGATCCGCAGGCTCGGCCCGGACAGCGCCGGGGTTTCTGTAACCCTTGGCGTGGTGCGTGGCGGTGAACAGCGCGATGTTGCGCTGACCATCGGCGAAAAGCCGCTGAGCTGA
- a CDS encoding AraC family transcriptional regulator, whose protein sequence is MDPFAALFAHVTPTARTFFTGKLCQTLQFTGVGHLHLFKAGALTVTQDGQADLELVEPTLLFLPRGRTHSFAVDPERGADLVCATVELGGAEGNPIGQGLPECVVLPLAAHPALGPVCDLLVGEAFSEAGGRQAALDRLFDYLLILIVRHVVESGAISTGVLAGLADHAWQKR, encoded by the coding sequence ATGGACCCTTTCGCTGCCCTGTTCGCCCACGTAACGCCGACGGCCCGGACGTTCTTCACCGGGAAGCTGTGCCAGACGTTGCAGTTCACTGGTGTGGGCCATTTGCACCTGTTCAAGGCAGGCGCGCTTACGGTCACCCAGGACGGACAAGCCGACCTCGAACTCGTCGAGCCGACCCTGCTGTTTTTGCCGCGCGGGCGGACCCACAGTTTCGCAGTTGATCCCGAGCGCGGAGCCGACCTCGTATGCGCGACGGTCGAACTCGGGGGTGCGGAGGGCAACCCGATTGGCCAGGGCTTGCCTGAATGTGTGGTCCTGCCGCTCGCTGCTCATCCGGCGCTAGGCCCGGTTTGTGATCTGCTGGTCGGCGAAGCCTTCTCCGAAGCTGGTGGCCGCCAGGCGGCGCTCGACCGGCTGTTCGACTATCTCCTGATCCTGATCGTGCGTCACGTCGTTGAGAGCGGCGCCATTTCGACCGGCGTGCTCGCCGGGCTCGCCGACCACGCCTGGCAAAAGCGCTGA
- a CDS encoding response regulatory protein, whose amino-acid sequence MEALAGDRIMADSASRRLVVLVALGDAARAERLTATLAASDDLLPVVAGGGRADVAIVDDRSGDAVPASVPRVLLSGRAGGERPAGEVFAVMPAGADDLLIAAAARLAAAGYRVTGNGGRGRDEDFHTGEGAPFEDEPADDHAVRPMLSPREAEVLALLAEGAPNKVIARRLNISVHTAKFHVAAILIKLGAANRTDAIAIAMRQGLVLV is encoded by the coding sequence ATGGAAGCGCTCGCCGGCGACCGGATCATGGCTGACAGCGCCTCGCGGCGGCTGGTGGTGCTGGTTGCGCTTGGCGATGCCGCGCGCGCCGAGCGCCTGACTGCCACGCTTGCCGCGAGCGACGATCTGCTGCCGGTTGTGGCCGGCGGCGGCAGGGCCGACGTCGCCATCGTAGACGACAGGAGCGGAGATGCCGTGCCGGCCTCGGTGCCACGGGTGCTGCTGTCGGGGCGCGCCGGCGGCGAGCGGCCCGCTGGCGAAGTGTTTGCCGTCATGCCTGCGGGTGCGGACGATCTGCTGATCGCCGCGGCGGCGCGGCTGGCGGCGGCCGGCTATCGCGTCACGGGCAATGGCGGCCGTGGACGCGATGAGGATTTCCATACGGGCGAGGGCGCGCCGTTCGAGGATGAACCGGCCGATGACCACGCCGTTCGCCCGATGCTTTCGCCGCGCGAGGCGGAAGTGCTGGCGCTGCTGGCCGAAGGCGCGCCCAACAAGGTGATCGCGCGGCGGCTCAACATTTCCGTGCACACGGCGAAATTCCACGTCGCCGCGATCCTGATCAAGCTGGGCGCCGCCAACCGCACCGATGCCATCGCGATTGCGATGCGGCAGGGGCTGGTGCTGGTCTGA
- a CDS encoding Glyoxalase/bleomycin resistance protein/dioxygenase protein/dioxygenase, protein MKTTSYYPVLMTGDVASTAAFYVKHFGFQPLFESDWYVHLQSVDNKRVNLGIVQGDHETIPEEGRGRTSGLLINFEVRDPDAVYERVLAAGLPILRTLRDEPFGQRHFITTDPNGVLIDVIKPIPPSKEFLAQYAEGAAGA, encoded by the coding sequence ATGAAGACCACAAGCTATTACCCGGTGCTGATGACCGGCGACGTCGCCAGCACGGCCGCCTTCTATGTCAAGCATTTCGGTTTCCAGCCGCTGTTTGAAAGCGACTGGTACGTGCATCTGCAATCGGTGGACAACAAACGCGTCAATCTCGGCATCGTCCAGGGCGACCACGAGACTATCCCGGAGGAGGGGCGGGGGCGCACCTCGGGCCTGCTGATCAATTTCGAAGTCCGCGACCCCGATGCGGTCTACGAACGGGTTCTCGCGGCCGGCCTGCCGATCCTGCGAACGCTGCGCGACGAACCCTTCGGCCAGCGCCATTTCATCACCACGGATCCCAATGGCGTGCTGATCGATGTCATCAAGCCGATCCCGCCCAGCAAGGAATTTTTGGCGCAATACGCGGAGGGCGCGGCGGGGGCTTGA
- a CDS encoding PilT protein domain-containing protein: MIIDSSVLVAILRLEPGYERFVLAITQAKRRLLAAPTYLETTMVLAGGRQDEILDRLDTFLRTASIETIPFTADHAAVARQAFLRYGKGRHPAALNFGDCIAYATARLEAMPLLFKGDDFRLTDIEAAV; encoded by the coding sequence ATGATCATCGATTCCTCGGTCTTGGTCGCTATTCTGCGTCTCGAGCCGGGCTACGAACGTTTCGTGCTCGCGATCACGCAGGCCAAGAGACGGCTGCTGGCAGCGCCAACGTATCTGGAAACAACGATGGTGCTCGCGGGTGGCCGGCAAGATGAAATCCTGGATCGGCTAGACACCTTCCTGCGGACCGCCTCGATCGAGACGATCCCCTTCACCGCCGACCACGCAGCCGTCGCCCGTCAGGCTTTTCTGCGTTACGGCAAGGGCAGGCATCCGGCGGCGCTGAACTTCGGTGACTGCATCGCCTATGCCACTGCGCGGCTCGAAGCCATGCCGCTTCTGTTCAAGGGTGACGATTTCCGGCTGACCGACATCGAAGCGGCGGTATGA
- a CDS encoding OmpA/MotB domain-containing protein gives MKRQPRILAGTALGLLMASAPLGAFPLQGSAAFSTMQGGGTPLILAQDAPTDEAQPTDQEQPRKKKREKQAEQAPAEQAAPAAEQPAPAAEEQQPRKKKHEQQQQTEQAPAEQAAPAAEEQQPRRKKRDQQQQTEQAPAEQAAPAAEEQQPRKKKRDQQQQTEQAPAEQAAPAAEEQQPRKKKRDQQQQQTEQAPAGEAAPATDEQQPRKKKRDQQQQTEQAPAEQAPAGQAEPANDNQPIKPGRKHKQDQQKPTEQAPAVTPEAAPTPKEAPAGEATTPKVESAPAGEQPVQGEQPQDKTKKHGKKPVGEQPANGEQPATGEQQQTGKQPVTGEQPANGEKPATGEQPANGNTAAPVQGENPVQGEAPADKNAAPILDSQKDAQRKAGGRKHGDKAGQNGQQQDGGQNAQQGGDQGQKPVVAPVDQGPPPTDDKAAQQEIKPEKLVPVTEEKGKRLDRAPDENIRDRRRPKGVDVLKEIGDRVIIQLGGQTIVQSNDAPRMNRGAKDVYYEDLSQGRRRETIQRDNGVQIVTIRNRYGDVIQRSRITPDGREYVLSYVDERDYQDEGDWRDPGDDLPPMRLNIPRRQYILDSEDVESDDDYYTFLDQPPVERVQRLYSIDEVKRSARVRDIARRVDLDTLNFEFGSSSISDTEVQKLEGVASAMEKLLKKNPAETFLIEGHTDAVGTPEANLALSDRRAEAVAEALTNAFGIPPENLTTQGYGEEYLKINTQAPNRENRRVAIRRITSLVAPVASNN, from the coding sequence ATGAAACGCCAACCACGGATTCTGGCAGGCACCGCACTTGGCCTGCTGATGGCATCCGCGCCGTTGGGCGCGTTCCCGCTTCAGGGAAGTGCCGCGTTCAGCACCATGCAAGGCGGTGGAACCCCGCTGATCCTGGCACAGGACGCACCCACTGACGAGGCACAGCCGACCGACCAGGAGCAGCCGCGCAAGAAGAAGCGCGAAAAGCAGGCCGAACAGGCGCCGGCCGAGCAGGCAGCGCCTGCGGCCGAGCAGCCCGCCCCGGCTGCCGAAGAGCAGCAGCCGCGCAAGAAGAAGCACGAACAACAGCAGCAGACCGAGCAGGCTCCCGCTGAACAGGCGGCCCCGGCCGCTGAGGAGCAACAACCACGCAGGAAGAAGCGCGATCAGCAGCAGCAGACCGAGCAGGCGCCGGCCGAGCAGGCAGCACCCGCGGCCGAGGAGCAGCAGCCGCGCAAGAAGAAGCGCGACCAGCAGCAACAGACCGAACAGGCGCCGGCCGAGCAGGCCGCTCCCGCCGCCGAGGAGCAGCAGCCGCGCAAGAAGAAGCGGGACCAACAGCAGCAGCAGACCGAGCAGGCGCCCGCCGGCGAGGCCGCTCCCGCAACCGACGAGCAGCAGCCGCGCAAGAAGAAGCGCGATCAGCAGCAGCAGACCGAGCAGGCACCTGCCGAACAGGCTCCGGCTGGCCAGGCAGAGCCCGCCAACGACAACCAGCCGATCAAGCCCGGCAGGAAACACAAGCAGGATCAGCAGAAGCCCACCGAGCAGGCACCGGCGGTAACGCCGGAAGCCGCCCCGACGCCGAAAGAAGCTCCGGCTGGCGAAGCAACGACACCCAAGGTTGAATCGGCTCCGGCCGGCGAACAGCCGGTCCAGGGCGAACAGCCCCAGGACAAGACAAAGAAGCACGGCAAGAAGCCGGTGGGTGAACAGCCTGCCAATGGCGAGCAGCCGGCGACAGGCGAGCAGCAGCAGACGGGCAAGCAGCCCGTGACAGGTGAACAACCGGCCAATGGCGAGAAGCCGGCAACCGGTGAACAGCCAGCCAATGGCAACACGGCCGCGCCTGTCCAGGGCGAAAACCCCGTGCAGGGCGAAGCGCCTGCCGACAAGAACGCTGCCCCCATCCTCGACAGCCAGAAGGATGCCCAACGCAAGGCTGGCGGCCGCAAACATGGCGACAAGGCCGGCCAGAACGGCCAGCAGCAAGATGGTGGCCAGAACGCCCAGCAAGGCGGCGACCAGGGCCAGAAGCCGGTGGTCGCTCCCGTCGACCAGGGTCCGCCTCCAACCGACGACAAGGCAGCCCAGCAGGAGATCAAGCCTGAAAAGCTCGTCCCGGTAACGGAAGAAAAGGGCAAGCGCCTCGACCGGGCGCCCGACGAGAACATCCGCGACCGCCGTCGTCCCAAGGGCGTCGACGTGCTCAAGGAGATCGGCGACCGCGTCATCATCCAGCTCGGCGGCCAGACGATCGTCCAGAGCAATGACGCCCCGCGCATGAACCGCGGCGCCAAGGACGTCTATTACGAGGATCTGTCGCAAGGCCGTAGACGCGAGACGATCCAGCGCGACAATGGCGTCCAGATCGTCACCATCCGCAACCGTTACGGCGATGTCATCCAGCGTTCGCGCATCACGCCGGATGGGCGCGAATATGTGCTGAGCTATGTCGACGAGCGGGACTATCAGGATGAGGGCGACTGGCGCGATCCCGGCGATGACCTGCCGCCGATGCGGCTCAACATTCCGCGCCGGCAGTACATCCTCGATTCCGAGGACGTCGAAAGCGATGACGACTACTACACCTTCCTCGACCAGCCGCCGGTGGAGAGGGTCCAGCGTCTCTATTCGATCGACGAGGTCAAGCGCTCGGCCCGCGTGCGCGACATTGCACGTCGCGTCGACCTCGACACGTTGAACTTCGAATTCGGCTCCTCCTCGATCTCCGACACCGAGGTGCAGAAGCTCGAGGGCGTCGCCAGCGCCATGGAGAAACTGCTGAAGAAGAACCCGGCCGAGACCTTCCTGATCGAGGGCCACACCGACGCCGTCGGCACGCCAGAAGCGAACCTTGCTCTGTCGGACCGCCGCGCCGAGGCGGTTGCCGAAGCGCTGACCAATGCCTTCGGCATCCCGCCGGAGAACCTGACGACACAGGGCTATGGCGAGGAGTATCTGAAGATCAACACGCAGGCGCCCAACCGCGAGAACCGGCGTGTCGCCATCCGCCGTATCACGTCGCTGGTGGCACCGGTCGCCAGCAACAATTAG
- a CDS encoding short-chain dehydrogenase/reductase → MSLKGKTLFISGGSRGIGLAIALRAARDGANVTIAAKTAEPHPKLPGTIYSAAEEIEQAGGKALPVLCDIREEAQVAEAVARTVEKFGGIDICVNNASAIQLTGTLETDMKRYDLMHQINTRGTFLVSKMCIPHLKLAGNPHILNLAPPLDMKAKWFKNHVAYTMAKFGMSMCTLGMSAEFAKDGIAVNSLWPISTIDTAAVRNLLGGATVAAMSRSPDIMADAAHAIFMRPSRETSGNFYIDEEVLRAEGVTDFSVYSPGATGPLAGDFFVPDEVFANSDTKVKSIY, encoded by the coding sequence ATGTCGCTCAAGGGAAAGACGCTGTTCATCTCCGGTGGATCGCGCGGCATCGGGCTGGCGATCGCGCTGCGCGCCGCGCGCGACGGCGCCAATGTGACGATCGCGGCCAAGACCGCCGAGCCGCATCCCAAGCTGCCGGGCACGATCTACAGCGCCGCTGAAGAGATCGAGCAGGCCGGCGGCAAGGCGCTGCCCGTGCTGTGCGACATCCGCGAGGAGGCGCAGGTGGCCGAGGCTGTTGCAAGGACGGTGGAGAAATTCGGCGGCATCGATATCTGCGTCAACAATGCCAGCGCCATCCAGCTCACCGGCACGCTGGAGACCGACATGAAGCGCTACGACCTGATGCATCAGATCAACACGCGCGGCACCTTCCTGGTGTCCAAAATGTGCATTCCGCACCTGAAGTTGGCCGGCAATCCTCACATCCTGAATCTGGCGCCGCCGCTCGACATGAAGGCGAAGTGGTTCAAGAACCATGTCGCCTACACCATGGCCAAGTTCGGCATGTCGATGTGCACGCTGGGCATGAGCGCGGAGTTCGCCAAGGACGGTATCGCCGTCAATTCGCTGTGGCCGATCTCGACCATCGACACCGCGGCGGTGCGCAATCTTCTGGGCGGTGCCACGGTCGCGGCGATGAGCCGTTCGCCCGACATCATGGCCGATGCCGCGCATGCCATCTTCATGCGGCCGTCGCGCGAGACATCAGGCAATTTCTACATCGACGAAGAGGTGCTGCGCGCCGAAGGTGTCACGGATTTCTCGGTCTATTCACCAGGCGCGACCGGGCCGCTGGCCGGCGACTTTTTCGTGCCGGACGAGGTGTTTGCCAACTCCGATACAAAAGTCAAAAGCATCTACTGA
- a CDS encoding integrase family protein yields the protein MPITPMLSEILDAADRRGETILVNGYGEPFSAKSLTGMMAHWCKLAGLPKGLTLHGLRKSLGVYLAEAEASTRQLMDVLGHDDIDHAELYSREASQVRLAVQGMDRVVRLVTRKPMLGEPIGEPRGEPPHKAVDQQR from the coding sequence GTGCCGATCACGCCGATGCTGTCTGAGATCCTGGATGCGGCCGACAGGCGCGGCGAGACCATTCTGGTCAACGGCTATGGTGAGCCCTTCTCCGCCAAGTCTCTGACTGGGATGATGGCGCATTGGTGCAAGCTTGCCGGTCTTCCGAAGGGACTGACCCTGCATGGTCTGAGGAAGTCGCTCGGTGTTTATCTGGCGGAGGCCGAGGCCTCAACCAGACAGCTCATGGACGTACTAGGGCACGACGATATCGATCATGCGGAGCTCTATTCGCGCGAGGCATCGCAAGTACGGCTGGCGGTCCAGGGAATGGATCGAGTCGTGCGTCTGGTGACGCGCAAGCCGATGCTTGGCGAACCTATTGGCGAACCTCGTGGCGAACCACCCCATAAAGCCGTTGATCAACAACGATAA
- a CDS encoding protein transcription factor yields the protein MALSIKNMEVEQLARELARRRHVSVTEAIRQSLEREVARERLVPREDASDLFQRLMAIADSAGKIPEREDAMTDDEILGYDEFGIPTK from the coding sequence ATGGCACTATCGATCAAGAACATGGAAGTGGAGCAACTGGCGCGCGAGCTTGCCCGTCGCCGCCACGTGTCCGTGACAGAGGCTATCCGCCAGAGCCTCGAGCGCGAGGTCGCGCGCGAACGGCTGGTGCCGCGCGAAGACGCCAGTGATCTGTTTCAGCGGTTGATGGCGATTGCCGACAGCGCCGGAAAAATCCCCGAACGCGAAGATGCGATGACCGACGACGAAATCCTCGGTTACGACGAGTTCGGAATCCCGACGAAATGA
- a CDS encoding NADPH:quinone reductase, giving the protein MKAIIVTDQSAGTAGMTLVERPKSQAAINDVVVQVHASGFVPTELEWPSTWTDRRNQARTPSIPGHELAGVVTALGYGTTGLSVGQRVFGLADWYRDGTLAEHIAMEARNLAPLPGDVDFTVGASLPISGLTAWQGLFQHGRLQAGQSVLAHGAAGAVGSMVTQLAREAGAYVIGTGRAADLQKALDFGANEFIDLENDALEDVGGVDLVFDVIGGDIQKRSAALIRAGGTLVTVVGPAEARPADGLAVDFVVESDRAQLSEIVQRVRDGRLRTNIGKVSALDEAVATFNASERHTGKTVIRIRP; this is encoded by the coding sequence ATGAAAGCGATCATTGTGACAGACCAGTCTGCGGGAACGGCCGGCATGACACTGGTGGAGCGGCCCAAGTCACAGGCAGCGATAAACGACGTCGTCGTTCAGGTTCATGCGTCGGGCTTCGTTCCGACCGAGTTGGAGTGGCCTTCGACCTGGACCGACCGCCGCAACCAGGCGCGTACGCCGTCGATCCCTGGACACGAGCTGGCCGGAGTGGTCACCGCGCTCGGCTATGGCACCACGGGTCTTTCAGTGGGACAGCGGGTGTTCGGTCTCGCGGATTGGTATCGCGACGGCACACTGGCGGAGCATATTGCCATGGAAGCACGCAACCTCGCGCCGCTGCCAGGCGACGTCGATTTCACAGTGGGCGCGAGCCTGCCAATCTCGGGTCTGACCGCGTGGCAGGGACTCTTCCAGCACGGCCGTCTTCAGGCGGGGCAGAGCGTCCTTGCACATGGCGCAGCCGGCGCGGTCGGTTCGATGGTGACGCAACTCGCACGAGAGGCCGGCGCCTATGTCATCGGCACGGGGCGCGCCGCCGACCTTCAGAAGGCGCTGGATTTCGGCGCAAATGAATTCATCGACCTCGAGAACGACGCCCTGGAAGACGTCGGTGGAGTCGATCTGGTGTTCGATGTCATCGGCGGGGACATCCAGAAGCGGTCCGCAGCTCTGATCAGGGCGGGAGGAACGCTGGTGACCGTCGTCGGCCCGGCCGAGGCGCGGCCCGCAGACGGCCTGGCGGTTGACTTCGTTGTCGAGTCCGATCGCGCCCAACTGAGTGAGATCGTCCAGCGGGTGCGGGACGGACGACTGCGGACGAACATCGGCAAGGTTTCGGCCCTCGACGAGGCCGTTGCAACCTTCAACGCGAGCGAGCGACACACGGGGAAGACGGTCATCCGCATCCGTCCGTAA
- a CDS encoding peptidase S1 and S6, chymotrypsin/Hap, protein MALAAAKFQSDETLLDAYSTTVADAVDRIGPAVCRIERIGGQGGHGSGFVIAPDGLVVTNFHVVGDARTVRVSMPDGASSEGRVLGRDPDTDIALVRADGSFTDVAPLGDSKRLRRGQIAIAIGNPLGFEWTVTSGVVSALGRSMRASTGRLIDDVIQTDAALNPGNSGGPLVSSVGEVIGVNTAMIHGAQGIAFAVASNTANFVISEIIRFGRVRRAFIGVSADTTNLPRRAALLSQVSTSTAVRLRSVEKDGPAAKAGLKEGDIIAAIDGRPVTGVDDLVRMLDAERIGRETLCTVVRRTGVSQVTVTPVARAS, encoded by the coding sequence ATGGCCCTCGCCGCCGCCAAATTCCAATCTGACGAGACGCTGCTCGACGCCTATTCGACGACGGTGGCCGATGCCGTCGACCGCATCGGCCCGGCCGTCTGCCGCATCGAGCGTATTGGCGGCCAGGGCGGCCATGGGTCGGGCTTCGTCATTGCGCCGGACGGGCTGGTCGTCACCAATTTCCATGTCGTGGGTGACGCAAGAACAGTTCGTGTGTCGATGCCGGACGGCGCCTCCAGCGAGGGCCGTGTGCTCGGCCGCGATCCCGACACCGATATCGCGCTGGTGCGCGCCGACGGCAGTTTTACCGATGTCGCGCCGCTTGGCGATTCCAAGCGGCTGCGGCGCGGCCAGATCGCGATTGCCATCGGCAATCCGCTCGGCTTCGAATGGACCGTCACGTCGGGTGTCGTCTCCGCACTCGGCCGCTCGATGCGTGCTTCCACCGGCAGGCTGATCGATGACGTGATCCAGACCGATGCCGCGCTCAACCCCGGCAATTCCGGCGGGCCGCTGGTGTCCTCGGTCGGCGAGGTCATCGGCGTCAACACCGCCATGATCCACGGCGCGCAAGGCATCGCGTTTGCGGTCGCCTCCAACACCGCCAATTTCGTCATCTCGGAAATCATCCGCTTCGGCCGTGTGCGCCGCGCCTTCATCGGCGTCTCGGCCGACACCACCAATCTGCCGCGTCGCGCGGCGCTGTTGTCGCAAGTGTCGACCAGCACCGCGGTGCGGCTGCGCAGCGTCGAGAAGGACGGCCCGGCGGCCAAGGCCGGTCTTAAGGAAGGCGACATCATCGCCGCGATCGATGGCCGCCCGGTCACCGGCGTCGACGACCTCGTGCGCATGCTCGACGCCGAGCGCATCGGCCGCGAGACGCTGTGCACGGTGGTGCGCCGCACCGGCGTCAGCCAAGTGACGGTGACGCCGGTGGCAAGGGCGAGTTGA